Sequence from the Clostridium butyricum genome:
AATAATTCCCTCTTCATTTAATTTCTATTCAATTAAACGACTTAGCCAGTCAACACATAACTGATGCTTATTTTCTTCTGTACAATCTGATGCAAAATCACAAAATTGTCCTTCACATTTACATCTACTACAAAAAAATACTGCCATTTCATCTATGTTAAATTCTTTTATTAAATCGAATATTTTTTTATTTAAATAATTTGGTACTTTTTGTTCCACTATTTCTCCTGTATCCAAATCAATAGTTTCATTATTTGTATTTGTGTCCAAATTGGATACATCTTCATTTATTTTTTCTTTCTTAACTTCTGATTTTTTCTTTACATCTTGGATTGTTATGTTACCTTTTCCCTTAAGTTCTTTGTAAACTTCCTGTTGTTGTTCCTCTGGTAATTTTGATGCTTCATATGCTGTAGAAATATTTATATTATCTCCTTTAAATTCTTCTTTAAGATTCTCAGATAGGTTCTTAGATATACTTTCCATTCGTGCAACTTTACTTGTAGCAACATTTAATATATCAGCTACAATCTCTCTTACTCTTCCTGGCAATTTTTCTTGTTTCTTATATTCTATTAATAATTCTCTTAATTTCTCTGCTTGCTGGGTTTTCTCCCACTCTGTTAATTGTCTTGCCGTTGAATTAGTTATTAGTAATAATAATTTGCTTCGTAAATCCTCTTCCTCTGTCTCTATTTTGCAAGGAGCATATCTGAATACATCTTTACCCTCTTCTACAAGTTCTTTTAATGCTAAATGCCTTCTATGACCTGCAATTATTTCATATTTATCATTTTCTATTTTTTTAACAACTAAATTTTGTTGTATCCCAAATACTTCAATAGAATTTTTCAATTCAGTTATTCCTTCTTCATCAATTGAATAGAAATTATTATCTGATGGAATAAGGTCATTAATATCTACAAGTATTGTTTTGAATTTTACTGATTTTTCTTTCTGCTTAACATCTGTATTATTAGAATTATTCAACAATTCCATCATATTAAATTTAGCCATAACAGTTATTCCTCCGTTTTATCTAAATATTCCTCTACTAAATCAATATAATCTTTAGATGCTCCACAACGTTTTGAATATTCCAATATTGGTTGATTAGCAAATGTACTTTCGTCAACTTTTACAGTCCTTCGTATATGAGTTTTAAACATTGGATATTCTGTATTATTGTTTAATAGCTCCTCACCCTGTATATTCACTTGGTTTTTTGAATACTGTGTTATAAAGCAACCTTGCAATTTCAATTTTGGATTCATTTCTTTTGCATTTTCTATCTGCTCCATCAACTCTTTCATTCCATCAAATGCGAACTGGTCAATCTTTATTGGAATAAATACATCATCTGAAGCTACTAGAGCATTTATTACGCTTATATTTATATCTGGTGGATTGTCAATTATGCAATAATCATAATTACATTCAATCTGCTTTAATGCCTTTTGTAATCTGTTATGTTGTGGTCTTCCAACATCCATAATCACATTAAGATTTGCTTTTAATAGTCTCATGTCTGCTGCAATTACATCTAAATTTCTATACTGTGTAGGTGATATCGTATCTTCAATATCAATTTCCTTATCAACCATAATATCAGCTATACTTAATTCCTCTTCATCATGTAATCCAAATAACTTAGTTGTATTACCTTGCTTATCATTGTCCACAAGTAAAACCTTTTTATTGTGGACAGTTGCCAAAATATGTGCAATATTTATGCTACTCATTGTTTTAGCAACACCACCTTTTAAATTAATAATTGAAATTACTTTCATTGAAAAACCTCTTCTCATATTTATTTTAAAATTTGAACTCATTCATCATCTTAAATGTGATAGTCTTCTTTGTATTCTGTCTTTATTTTCTGCCCAATGCATTCCAGCTTGTTTCTTTCCTTCCTCTACTCTTTTCCTTCTAATTTCAATATCTCTAACTGTCTTTTCTGCAAATTCATGAGGTGTCATTTTTTTATATTTCATACATTGTACCCCCTGTAAATTCTATAACCAAAGTATCTTAGTTAAAGTATCTTCTGAATCCAAATAATTCTCTATAACATCTCTAGCATTAAGCCATCCATAGCAAACCTCTACTCTATAATTCATATCTCGTAACCTTTTTATCCAAATATCCTGCATAGAGCTTGTCTTATTTCTTCCTACTTTTAACTCTATATACAATCCAAAGAATCCATCTTTTGCAACTGGCAAGCATATATCTGGTACACCAGCTTTTACACCTTGTCTTTTTAATGCTGCTCCTTCTTTTGCTTCACGCTTTCCACCATTAGGAACATGATATAAAAGTTCTAACTCTTGATACTCTTGTCTTGCTAATTGTGCCCATTGAAATAATGCTGCTTGTTCACTTGCTTCACTCATTTTTATCATTCCTTTTCCTCATTCTCACATACAAATAAACTCCAGGTGAATCATCACTGTAATATGCTCTATAATCTTTATAGGTACAGTCTGTAAATTGCTTTTCAAATATATCTTTAAATATTCCTGGATTGCTTATAAGTTTAAGAGCTCTTCTTCTTGTAAAGCCTGTCCTACTTATTGATACTTTAGGTTTTTTAAGATTTCTTGATGCACTCCATCTTTCAGGACCTTGATTAGATATATATTTTGCAACCCCTGTCAATTGAAAATCATCAGGTTTAAGTCTTTTACTATCTGCTCTTCCTCTTCCCCATAAATTTTCAGCTTCATCCCTGTTCATTTTATTAATTATTATGTGATGATGTATTCTAATTTTTTTACTATGTTCAGGATTATTTTCAAATCCTATTGAATATATATATTTAAGTTCTGGTAATCCATTTTTCTCTCTGTATCTCTTTAATCTTCTTATATAATTCTGTATGTCTTTTCTAGCTGTTTTTTCATCTGGTAAATATCCATCTTCATATGTCAAAGTTATGAATAAATCATCTTTCTCAAAATTTGTATTTATCAATCTGATTACTTTTTTCTCTGAATTCTTTTTATTCAATTTCTTTTGTGATTCTTTGCTCTCATTTTTCTGTTTACTTCTTGTCATATTATGCTTACATTTCCATATTGGATAAACTTCAATTTCTACCATATCCCCACTTGTTACTTTCTTTCTCATGTAAACATAATTACTATTCATTCTTAAATCTTCTATCTTTTCTTCTCTTGTCTCTTCCCTAAGTAACTTGCTATATATTGATTCATAATCATAATCTTTATGTTTCTTCTTCATGTGTCTACCCTCTTATAAATTCTATATGGTTGATTTATTAATACCCATTACAAGACCGTTTAACGGTATAAAACCGTTTAAAAAATTGACACATTCAATGCATAAAGTTATAATTAAATATAGAGATAATATTTATGCATTGAATTAAGAAAGTGTTTTTGTTTGGTCGCAATCACTTTCTTTTTTGTGTCTAAAATTCATTCTTCCATTATAAAAAACCACCTGTTATTTTTTTATTTCTTCTAAACAATCTTTACAAATATTTTTTCCCTTATAACTAATTACATTTCTTGCTTCTCCACAGAATATGCATGATGGATTATATTTCTTCATTACTATTTGTTCTCCATCTACAAATATTTCAACTGCATCCTTTTCGGCTATTCCTAATGTTCTTCTTAATTCCATCGGAATAACAATTCTTCCAAGCTCGTCTACTTTTCTTACAATTCCTATACTTTTCATTCTTAACCCTCCAAATATATTATTATTAAGCTTCTTTTACATTTTCTTTTGCAAAAGGCATTGTGAACATTCCTATTTCTAACTTAGTTTTCTTTAGTTCTTCATCTAATTCTTCAATAGTGTAAATTCCTCTACTGTGTAAAATATCCCACGCTTTTTCTACTGTCATTTCTTCTGTTTTTATATTTTTCATTTCCTCGCCCCCCCTCATATTCAATTAAATGGCATTAAATTATTTAAAAAATAAGATTATTTAGACCTAAGTTCCCTATATTCTTCATTAGAAATTAGCTTTAATTTTCTAATTGGCTGCTTTGGATTAGCAATACTAATGGCTCTCATTAATGATTCTTCATCAATTAGAATTGTTTTTGTGTCTTTATCAAATAATAAAGCTGATAAATAATTATCAACTCCTGTCCATTGAAGAGTATGCATTATCTCAAATGCTATATTTAGTTCTTTACATTTTGAACATATTGATAAAATTGATTGCTCTTGAACTGGTACTTCAGGAGCAACCTCTTCTGTTCCATCTATATCAACTCTACATTCTTCTTTTGCCTGTTCGAAAAGCCTATCAATTCTTTTCTTTACTACATTTAATGTTTCACTATCCATATCTGCATATTCTTGTGAATTAATATATACTTGCATCCATCCTCTATCTCGTATCATTATGTCTAATTCAAAAAGATCATATGGTTTAATTTCTCCATTAAGTAATTTTTCTTTATCAGGTCCTTTTAAAGCATTAACAAAATGAATTAACACCTCTTCATCAAACCAACCTTCTTCAATCTTTTCTTTTAATTTTTCCATTGGTACTGGTGATGTGAACTCTAACATTTAATTTGTCTCCTTTCTTTTCTCCTTTCAGCAAAATATGGTAAAATTATGTTGAAAGGAGGTGCTTATTTTGAAAAATTTTGATGATTTTTTATCAACTCTTAATCCAGACGTTATTGAAGCAATATCTGAAAAAGCTAATTCAAAAACATCTGATGTGAAAGGTATTCCTAATCTTGTAACTGCTATAGGTGTACAAAACATAACTATTACACTTGAATTACTCAAGCTTTATCATGATTGGTTACATAGCTAGATGCAATTTCAGATACCTTTTTAGAATCAATCTTTATTTCTAAATTTTCTAACTGCTCTTGAACTAGTACTTCAGGAGCAGTTTGTTTATTAATTTTTGTATATTGAATAGCATTTAAACAAAATTTTAAAATTGAAGTGGCTCTAATTACTAATGTTCCTTCCAAGTCTGTTAGTATTTTTTGAGCTACTTCTTTTTCTTTATCATCTATAAGTCTGTCGCTACTTAATGTATTGCTTTGAATAACATCAAGTTTTACATTATCCAACTAATTCACCCCCTTTCCTTTTTTCTGTGATAACATAGTCCAAATAGCTCCCATGATAAAGCTTTTTTCATTTTCATCTAGTTGTGCAAACATTGACATATCTCTATCAATTTTCTTTTCGAATTCTGGTGTTATTTTTCTTGTTTCCATGTTTCGTCCTCCTTATATATAAATGTTTCTTTTCTTCTACTAACTGCTTAACAAACTTGAATTACTACACAGATTTTGTAGTTGCTTGTTTTTTCAGATGTGATATTGTTGATTTTTATTTCGTCTATGTGTATATTATATTCTACTTCGTGTAATTGTGTCAACATATTTTTGTATTTTTTGTTGACTCCGTGTATTTTAAAATATATAATCATATTATGGGAGGTGAAAAAATGAATATCTTTGATAGAAAAGCCAAGAATGTTGGTGAAAGAATATCTCAAATTAGAAAAACATTAAAACTAAATCAAGAAGAATTTGGTGAAAAAATCAATGTTACTAGATCTGCAATATCCAATTATGAAAAGGGAACTCGTAATATTATGGATAGAGTTATTTTTGATATCTGTAGAGAATTTAATGTTAATGAAGAATGGCTTCGTAATGGTTCTGAGCCAATGTTTGTAAAAACTGCTAATGAATTAGTTGACCAGATTGCTTCTAAATATAACTTTAGTGTTGCTGAAAAACAAGCTCTTCAAGCATATGTTGAATTGAGCGATTCTGATAGAGAAAAAATAAGTGAACTTATTCAAAATATTTTTAGTGGATTTTTTAAGCTTAATAATGAAGAAGCTGCTACTACTGAAGATACTTCAACAAATAATATTGATTATGAAGTTGAATCCTATCGTAAAGAACTTGAAGCCGAGCAAAAAGGGCAAATATTATCAGCTTCAGGAAAGCCAAAAGGCGCTTAAATACTAAAGTAAAAGGATGTGAAATGTAATGCCAACTATATCTATGTTCTATGGTGTGCTTATTCAAATGTATAATAATAATGAGCATAACCCACCACATTTTCATGCTATATACGGAGAGTTTAAAGCTACTTTTAATTTTGATGGTGAAGTAGTAGAAGGCTCTTTCCCTAAGAAAAAGCAGAAACTTATTGCAGCCTGGGCTGTTCTTCATGAAGATGAATTAAACGCCAACTGGCAATTAGCTATGTCTGGTGAAACTCTTTATAAAATAGAACCATTAAAATAATTTTAGGGGTGATCTTATGAGCGATATTATAAGTAAAGGTGAATTATTATCAATAATCTCAGTTGATCCATTAGATAACTACATGTTATTGATAGAATTTAGTAATCATGAGAAACGTCTTTTTGATGTTAAATCACTTTTTGACAAAGCAGTTTATAAACCACTTAAAGATAAAAATTTATTTAATAAAGTTCATATTATTTATAACTATACTATTGCTTGGAATGATGATATTGATATGTGTCCCGATAGTTTATATCGTGATAGTATCCCTTATGTTAACTAATTCAAGAAAGGATGTAATTAGAATAGATAATAAAATTGAATTTTTATTACATCAGATTTTGAAAAATCAGAAAAATATTCAATCTGATTTAACAAAAATTAAAATTAAACTTGATTCTGTTCAGGATCATTTAAAAATTATAAAATAATCAGTAAAGAGTTATGATCTTCATAGCTCTTTAAAAATATGGAGGAAAAATGAATAAAAAAAGTGCAATTTACGTTAGAGTATCAACTTCACATCAAATAGATAAAGACTCTTTACCTCTTCAACGTAAAGATTTAATTAATTACTCTAAACTAATACTGGGAATAGATAATTATGTTGTATTCGAAGATGCTGGCTATAGTGGAAAAAATACAGATAGACCTGCATTTAAAGATATGTTTAACCGAATTAAAGAAGGTGAATTTAGTCATTTACTTGTCTGGAAGATTGATAGAATATCAAGAAATTTATTAGATTTCTGTTCTATGTATGATGAACTAAAAAAATATAACTGTACCTTTATAAGTAAAAATGAGCAGTTTGATACTAGTAGCGCCATGGGTGAAGCAATGTTAAAAATAATCCTTGTTTTCGCAGAACTTGAAAGAAAACTTACTGGTGAAAGAGTTGCAGCAACAATGCTTGATCGTGCTACAAAAGGTTTATGGAATGGTGCTCCAATCCCCCTTGGCTACAAATGGGATAAAATTATCAAATTCCCAGTAATAGATGATGAAGAAAGATTAACAGTTGAATTAATCTATAATAAGTACATTGAAACAGAATCAACCTCTGCGGTTGTAAAATATCTTAATCAACATAATATAAGAACTAAACGTGATGGTAATTGGTCAACTAAAACTGTTGGCGATATCCTTAGAAACCCATTTTATAAAGGAACATATCGTTATAATTTTAGAGAATCTGCTCGTGGCAAAAAGAAGAAGGAAAATGAATGGATTGTTTTAGATAATAACCATGATCCTATAATAGCTTTAGATTTATGGACTAAGTGTAATAATATTCTTGATGAAAATGCAAAGAAAAACAGTGCTCGCTTCAGAGCTAAGTCTAAAACACATATTTTTGCTGGATTACTTGAATGTGGAGAATGTCACAAAAGCTTTTATTCTAAATCTGATAAAACAAGTTTAGATGGATATACTCCAAGCATATATACATGCTCAAGTAGATATAACCATTTAGGTTGCAATCAAAAAACAATAAGCGATACCATTATAGGTAATTTCACTCTGAATTTTATTTCAAATATGATTAAATTATCTAAAACTTATAAAAAACTATCTCCTGAAGATATTGAAAAGAATTTACTTTCAGGATCTTCTTTTAATGATGTAAAAGGAATAATTGAAATTGATGATATTTTTAATTCTTTTTATAATACTTCAAGTAAAATATTTAAGCCTAATAAACAAGAAACTAAACCAGCAAATATTGATTTAAATAAATTGGATGCTGATTTAAAGAAACAACATAGAGCATTAGAAAGACTTGAAAATCTATATCTATATGATGAAAAAGAAATGTCTGAAAAAGATTATATACTTAAGAAAAATATTATTAATACAAAAATAAAGGAAATTGATGCAAAGATAAAATCATCTGCTACAATTTCCACATCAACATATAATATTAACTTTTTTCTTAATACTGCAACACTAGAACTCTCAAAAGAAATAATTGAAGGAAATATAAACATGAAATCATTAATACAGCGTGTTGGCAGAGATATAATAAAAGAATTTGTTAATAGCTTGATTACCAAAATAACCGTTCGTGATAGAAAAGTTATAAGCATTCAATTTACGAATGGTCTAATATCAACATTCATATACGAGGTCTAAACCCTCATTTTTACTAGCCTTTCAATTCTTCTTTTCTTCTACTAACGCACATCCGAATGTTTGAATAAAGAAAAACTTTGCTTTATCTTGTGAAATTTTATTTTGATCTAATTCTTCTATATTAAAGTCCATTTTATTTCTCCTTTTTATATACAATTTTCTTTTGTATTATAACAAATAATTAGTTTTATTAAAAGACCTTAGTCTTTTAACTATCTCGAGTAAGTACAATTCAATTTTATTAAAGTTAAAGATCTATAGAAATCACAAGAAATCTTTTTTTCTAAATTAAAGTAAATGTTTAGTATTATATAATTAACACTCGGGAATTTTCGATACTAATTTAAAAAAAGTTTACTATTTCTAAACATTAATACACTTACTAGATATTTTTATGAATTTCTTTTTCACAAATCATCTAAAATCCCTATTTTACATATTAGAATTTTAGATTTATTCTATTTATCCCTAGATCTCTATATTTATAGTTATTGGCGTATCTAGATTTTTTTAAATTTAATGATCACAATATAAAAATTAAAGCTTAATTATAGTAGATTTATTATAATTAAGCTTTATACAGTATTTCTAATAGAAATAAACTAATTCTTCATCTGGCTTTTTAGTTGATGATATTTTTTCAACGTGTAGAACAGGAAGTTCATCATCATATTGAGCAATCTTTGTTTTATGAACTGTAGCAATTATATCTACCCATTCTTTATTTTCAAGTTCAACATCATTTTCAAACTTACATATTAGCCCAAGAGGCGTAATGTCATCAGCACAACATGTCATTGCATTACGACCTAAAATCGAAAATTTTGGTGGATATTTATCTGGATCATAAGCCATCACTTTAAGTTTTAGTTTTTTACCATCATACTTTTTAGGGTTTGACATCATATCTTCATATAGTATTCCAAAATCATACTCCTCTGGTTCAATCACATTTGCATTAATATCAAAAGGAAGTACATCTTCAGAATTATCAATTTCTCCATTTTCATTTTCAAATAAAATTCTTGCCTGTATGTTAATAGCTTTCACGCTACCTCTTAATGAAATTTTTTTAGTATCTTTATTACATCTGTTAAATACAACTAAATCAGCATCCCTGAATTGTTCTACCATTATAGATCCCATGTTGTTCATATAAGAACTAAATGTTGATGCATCTATAGTACATACAACTTGAGCAATTTCGCATCCTTTTGGCAGAACTGAATCATATAAATTATCAAAATCCCACATTCCATTAAATTCAATAAGTACCCTATCTGCCTTACATTTTTCTATTTGTATTCTTATTAATTCAGGTGTAAGTTCATCTTCAGAATTTATAAGAATAACTGTTGTATTAGCTTTTTCTAATTCATATTTTTCTAATTCTTCTACTCCTTCTTCACAAAGAATAAGAAGACTATTTTCATTTGTTACAAAATCTTCATCTTTTAAAATCTCTTTTATAAATGTTGTTTTACCACTTTCTAAAAATCCAGTAAATAAATACACTGGAACCTTCATTTTATTCGCCTCTTTTCTATTAAGGTTGCTACAATAATTAATACTATTTTAAACAAAATAATGTTTCTATCTTATTTTTATCTAATTTAGATCCAATCACACATAGTCTTCCTGTATAATCTGGTTCACCTTTCCTTATTTCAAATTCACCAGGCACAAGATCAAAGTTATACCAGTTTCCTTTTTCATCTGAAATAATACCTTTTGCACGAAGTATAACACCATAATCAGAACTATCACTTAATAGTGAAAGAATATCATTAAGTTTATCTTTATTATATTTCTTAGGGGTTTCAATTCCCCAGCTTGTAAATACTTCATCTGCATCATGATGGTGATGATCATGCCCACAGCTACAATGCTCATCATGTTCATGATGATGCCCACCACATGTGCATTCTTCAGTATGTTCATGATTATGATGACATGAACAATTTTCCTCATGTATATGTTCTTCACCTTCATGAGATCCATGACAGCATTTTTCACCATGTTCGTGATGATGATGTTCTTCTTTGAACAATTCATTTTCTAGTGAGTTTGATTTTTCCATTGCATCGACAATCTGCTTACCATTTATCTCTTCCCATGAAGTTGTAATAACAGTAGCTTTTGTATTATGTTCTCTTATTAATGAAACAACATCTTCAAGTTTTTCTTGTGATAATTTCTGAGTACGGCTCAGTATAATTGTATTTGCATTTTCAATCTGATTATTAAAGAACTCTCCAAAATTTTTCATATACATTTTACATTTTTGTGCATCAACAACAGCACAAAAGCTATTAAGTTTTACATTTGTATCATCTTTAATTTCTTCAACTGCTTTAATAACATCTGATAATTTACCGACTCCAGATGGTTCGATTATTATTCTATCTGGCTTATATTGGTCTAATGCTTCTCTAAGAGCACTTCCAAAATCTCCTACAAGAGAACAACATATACACCCAGAATTCATTTCAGTAATATCAATTCCAGTATCCTTTAAAAAGCCTCCGTCTATTCCTATCTGCCCAAATTCGTTTTCAATTATCATAAGCTTTTCTTTATAAAGTACATCTTCAATAATCTTTTTTATAAGTGTTGTTTTCCCCGCTCCAAGGAATCCTGAAATAATATCAATTTTTGTCATTTTAATAATTCTCCTTTATTTTCCTATATTTATTACTATTTTTCATAATACAAACACTATAATCATAGCTTAATAATGTAAATTTAAACATTCCTATATAATGAAAAATAGTTATAATATGAAATATATCTTCATCTTATAACTATTTTAACATTTTTTCAAGTTTCTTGTTATTTTGTTTTTTGAAAGCCAAATACTAATATAATTAAATCATTATTAAACTTATAAATTATATTAACATCTTGAATGCACTTAGATTTAAAACTTTGTGATAGCTTTCTCATGCTACACACAATGTTCTAAGTGCACTTTTTTATATAGTTTTAACCTAAACATAAAATACCAGTCAGCTTTTATTTAAGCTGTCTGGTATTTTATTTCTCTTTTAATTCATCAATATATTTTTGAATCCAAGAATCAACCGATCTATTTTTTTCATATTCAGGATCATTAATCATATCAACAAAACGTGTAGTAACACCATGAGTTTTTGCAATAAGCATAACATTTTTCTGCTTATCAACAGGTAAATCTCTAATAGCATCTTTTACATCATCTATACGTGCCCTCTTCATATGTTAAACCTCACTTTGCTTATATTATATACATTTATACCAAGTATCATATGAAATATACTCTCTAAACCCAACTTTGTTATATAACGAAACAGCTTTATAATTATTCTTCTCAACTCTTATATATACATGCTCAATTTGATTTATTCTACATAATTCAATAAGATAATTCAAAAGTAGTTGTCCATATCCACAACATCTATATTTTTTTATTATACCAAAATTAACAATAGTATATAAGTCATTGCTTAAAATTATTTGCCCATATCCTGCACATTCATTATTGACGTATAAAAAAACAGAAAAATCATTGATATAATAATCCTGTTCTTCTTCATCAAAAATATCTTCTGTATCTAAAGGAACTCTATTTTCATCATAAAATATTTCATTTTGAACATCGCATCTTAACTTTTCATCACAATTTTTTATAAAGTGCTTAAAATTTATACCATCTTTAACTTCAATAGGTTTTTTAGAAGCTATTAATTTCATAAGGCACGTTTTACTATATATAGTAAAACCAAGCCTATTCATTAAGTTGCTAATACTCTCATTTTCAACTATATCAAGTTTAAGTGTATTACATTTTATAAAATCTAAAACTTTATCATCTAGTAATTCAATAAAATCATCAAAAAAGTACATTGAATAAATATTTTTTAAAGTATTATCTATTTTTGATTCATCATACCATATATATCCTATATTCTTATTGTTGTATTTAAAAATCTTCACCTGCTTCCGTAGTAAATACTTTACCACAAAAGATTCTTCATCATAAATAGTAAAAAAATCCCTATCACATATATAAGATCTATACTTTGAATTATATAATTTTCTGAAATTCTCAATATTAAATAATGACAATTTTTCAATAGTAATCATGCTTAAACTCCATTTCTATACGATAAGTAAATTATAGTTCTTATGTTAATTATAGTCAATAATATGCAAGTATCTTAATAAAAAATTGCCAAGGTCACCATTCTATAGACTACATATT
This genomic interval carries:
- a CDS encoding ParB/RepB/Spo0J family partition protein, producing the protein MAKFNMMELLNNSNNTDVKQKEKSVKFKTILVDINDLIPSDNNFYSIDEEGITELKNSIEVFGIQQNLVVKKIENDKYEIIAGHRRHLALKELVEEGKDVFRYAPCKIETEEEDLRSKLLLLITNSTARQLTEWEKTQQAEKLRELLIEYKKQEKLPGRVREIVADILNVATSKVARMESISKNLSENLKEEFKGDNINISTAYEASKLPEEQQQEVYKELKGKGNITIQDVKKKSEVKKEKINEDVSNLDTNTNNETIDLDTGEIVEQKVPNYLNKKIFDLIKEFNIDEMAVFFCSRCKCEGQFCDFASDCTEENKHQLCVDWLSRLIE
- a CDS encoding rolling circle replication-associated protein codes for the protein MKKKHKDYDYESIYSKLLREETREEKIEDLRMNSNYVYMRKKVTSGDMVEIEVYPIWKCKHNMTRSKQKNESKESQKKLNKKNSEKKVIRLINTNFEKDDLFITLTYEDGYLPDEKTARKDIQNYIRRLKRYREKNGLPELKYIYSIGFENNPEHSKKIRIHHHIIINKMNRDEAENLWGRGRADSKRLKPDDFQLTGVAKYISNQGPERWSASRNLKKPKVSISRTGFTRRRALKLISNPGIFKDIFEKQFTDCTYKDYRAYYSDDSPGVYLYVRMRKRNDKNE
- a CDS encoding VRR-NUC domain-containing protein gives rise to the protein MIKMSEASEQAALFQWAQLARQEYQELELLYHVPNGGKREAKEGAALKRQGVKAGVPDICLPVAKDGFFGLYIELKVGRNKTSSMQDIWIKRLRDMNYRVEVCYGWLNARDVIENYLDSEDTLTKILWL
- a CDS encoding DUF2442 domain-containing protein, which translates into the protein MSDIISKGELLSIISVDPLDNYMLLIEFSNHEKRLFDVKSLFDKAVYKPLKDKNLFNKVHIIYNYTIAWNDDIDMCPDSLYRDSIPYVN
- a CDS encoding AbrB/MazE/SpoVT family DNA-binding domain-containing protein: MKSIGIVRKVDELGRIVIPMELRRTLGIAEKDAVEIFVDGEQIVMKKYNPSCIFCGEARNVISYKGKNICKDCLEEIKK
- a CDS encoding recombinase family protein, which produces MNKKSAIYVRVSTSHQIDKDSLPLQRKDLINYSKLILGIDNYVVFEDAGYSGKNTDRPAFKDMFNRIKEGEFSHLLVWKIDRISRNLLDFCSMYDELKKYNCTFISKNEQFDTSSAMGEAMLKIILVFAELERKLTGERVAATMLDRATKGLWNGAPIPLGYKWDKIIKFPVIDDEERLTVELIYNKYIETESTSAVVKYLNQHNIRTKRDGNWSTKTVGDILRNPFYKGTYRYNFRESARGKKKKENEWIVLDNNHDPIIALDLWTKCNNILDENAKKNSARFRAKSKTHIFAGLLECGECHKSFYSKSDKTSLDGYTPSIYTCSSRYNHLGCNQKTISDTIIGNFTLNFISNMIKLSKTYKKLSPEDIEKNLLSGSSFNDVKGIIEIDDIFNSFYNTSSKIFKPNKQETKPANIDLNKLDADLKKQHRALERLENLYLYDEKEMSEKDYILKKNIINTKIKEIDAKIKSSATISTSTYNINFFLNTATLELSKEIIEGNINMKSLIQRVGRDIIKEFVNSLITKITVRDRKVISIQFTNGLISTFIYEV
- a CDS encoding CobW family GTP-binding protein, producing MTKIDIISGFLGAGKTTLIKKIIEDVLYKEKLMIIENEFGQIGIDGGFLKDTGIDITEMNSGCICCSLVGDFGSALREALDQYKPDRIIIEPSGVGKLSDVIKAVEEIKDDTNVKLNSFCAVVDAQKCKMYMKNFGEFFNNQIENANTIILSRTQKLSQEKLEDVVSLIREHNTKATVITTSWEEINGKQIVDAMEKSNSLENELFKEEHHHHEHGEKCCHGSHEGEEHIHEENCSCHHNHEHTEECTCGGHHHEHDEHCSCGHDHHHHDADEVFTSWGIETPKKYNKDKLNDILSLLSDSSDYGVILRAKGIISDEKGNWYNFDLVPGEFEIRKGEPDYTGRLCVIGSKLDKNKIETLFCLK
- a CDS encoding GTP-binding protein encodes the protein MKVPVYLFTGFLESGKTTFIKEILKDEDFVTNENSLLILCEEGVEELEKYELEKANTTVILINSEDELTPELIRIQIEKCKADRVLIEFNGMWDFDNLYDSVLPKGCEIAQVVCTIDASTFSSYMNNMGSIMVEQFRDADLVVFNRCNKDTKKISLRGSVKAINIQARILFENENGEIDNSEDVLPFDINANVIEPEEYDFGILYEDMMSNPKKYDGKKLKLKVMAYDPDKYPPKFSILGRNAMTCCADDITPLGLICKFENDVELENKEWVDIIATVHKTKIAQYDDELPVLHVEKISSTKKPDEELVYFY
- a CDS encoding DUF4160 domain-containing protein, encoding MPTISMFYGVLIQMYNNNEHNPPHFHAIYGEFKATFNFDGEVVEGSFPKKKQKLIAAWAVLHEDELNANWQLAMSGETLYKIEPLK
- a CDS encoding helix-turn-helix domain-containing protein — translated: MNIFDRKAKNVGERISQIRKTLKLNQEEFGEKINVTRSAISNYEKGTRNIMDRVIFDICREFNVNEEWLRNGSEPMFVKTANELVDQIASKYNFSVAEKQALQAYVELSDSDREKISELIQNIFSGFFKLNNEEAATTEDTSTNNIDYEVESYRKELEAEQKGQILSASGKPKGA
- a CDS encoding ParA family protein; translation: MKVISIINLKGGVAKTMSSINIAHILATVHNKKVLLVDNDKQGNTTKLFGLHDEEELSIADIMVDKEIDIEDTISPTQYRNLDVIAADMRLLKANLNVIMDVGRPQHNRLQKALKQIECNYDYCIIDNPPDINISVINALVASDDVFIPIKIDQFAFDGMKELMEQIENAKEMNPKLKLQGCFITQYSKNQVNIQGEELLNNNTEYPMFKTHIRRTVKVDESTFANQPILEYSKRCGASKDYIDLVEEYLDKTEE